GTCACCCACACCTGGAAGCCGGAAGTTCAGGTCAGCCAGACTGTAAAGGCCGGACCGGACGGGACCTGGAAAATTATCCTCAAAACCGGTGAAGCCGGCGGGCCTTATACCCTGACTATTCAGGGGAAAAACAAAATTACAATTCAAAATATCCTGCTCGGCGAAGTGTGGTTCTGCTCCGGTCAATCCAATATGGAATGGCCGACATCCAGAATAGAAAATGCCGCTCCGGAGATTCAGGCGGCGGCCAAGTATCCCCAAATCCGGCTCTTCCAGGTTGATAAAGCCGCGGCTCCTACCCCGCAGCCGGACTGCAGCGGCCAATGGAAAGTCTGCTCACCGGAAACCGTTTCGTCCTTTTCCGCCATCGGGTATTTGTTTTCCCGCATCCTCTGTGATGAACTCAAAGTACCTGTCGGAATGATCGGAACCTATTGGGGCGGAACCCCCGCCGAAGCGTGGACAAGCCGGGATGCCATTCAGTCTTTCCCGGAATTCGAACCGCAATTGAAAGAATTGGACCAAATTAAGCGTCCCATCCTGACCGGTGCTCAGATTCGCCAGCTCCAGCAGGACTGGAACAGCCAAATCATCCAAAAGGAACCCGGTCTGCCCGGACAATGGTATTCGGAATCGTACGACGACAGCGGCTGGAAAGCAATGCCTGTACCGGGTCTCTGGAATCAGGACGGTCTGGATAAACTGGACGGAATCGTCTGGAACCGATACACCTTCACGCTCCCGGCCGACTGGACGCAAAAGGAGCTGGTTCTTGAACTGGGACCGATTGACGACGTCGATATAACCTGGCTGAACGGCGTAAAAATCGGCCAGACCGATTTTTACAACATCCATCGCCGTTATGGCATTCAACCGGGCACAGCGCGGGCGGGCAAAAATCTGCTGGCCATTCGCATCTGGGACCATATGGGCGGCGGAGGTTTATACGGCCAGCCTGACCAAGTGCGGATTTACCCGAAGGATGAGCCGGACAAAGCCGTTTCGCTGGCCGGAGAATGGAAATACAAGCTCAGCATTTCCTACAACGACCTGCCCGGCTATATGGACCTGAGACCGCTGGACCAGAATCTGCCGACGGTACTGTACAATGCGATGATTGCCCCTTTGATTCCTTACGGAGTGCGCGGGGCCCTGTGGTATCAGGGCGAATCCAACTGCGGCCGGGGCGAACAGTATAAGCGGCTCCTGCCCGCTATGGTGCAGGACTGGCGAAAGAAATGGGGACGCGGTGATTTCCCCTTCTATTATGTCCAGATTGCTCCTTATGATTACGGCAATCCGGATGACCCAACCAGTGCTCTCTTGCGGGAAGCCCAGTTCCACATTCTATCTCTCCTGAACAACAGCGGCATGGCCGTGACAATGGATATCGGCAATCCGAAGGACATCCACCCCACCAACAAACTGGATGTCGCCAAACGGCTGGCTTTGTGGGCATTAGCCAAGACATACGGCCGGGAAAATCTGGTTTATTCCGGGCCGCTTTATCGGGAAATGAAGATTGAGGGCAATAAAATCCGGCTCTTTTTCGACCATGTCGGTTCAGGACTTACGGCCAAGGGCGGGCCGCTGACACACTTTGCCATCGCCGGAGAAGACCGCAAATTTGTTCCGGCTGCGGCAGTCATTGAAGGGGACACGGTGGTGGTTTCCAGCCCGGACGTACCCAAACCCGCTGCCGTCCGATACGGATTTACCAACTCGGCCCAGCCGAATCTGTTCAACAAAGAAGGGCTGCCCGCCTCTTCCTTCCGAACAGACAGCTGGTAATCCCCATCACGAACAAAAACAGGAACCCGTCAGGCAAAATCAAGCCGGACGGGTTCTTTTTTTATTTCACGAACGGTTCTCAATATCACCCAATCACCCGGTCCTGCCGCCTTTTCGGCCTGTTTAATCCAGCCGTTCAGCTCCTCCTCACTGCGGCAGTGTACCATCGCAAACAGATTATACGGCCAGCCCGGAAAAGTTCGCCGCTGATAGCAGTGGCTCACCTGACGGAACGAAGCCAGCGAGGCACCGGCGGCTTCAATTCGGTCCTCCGGGACCTGCGCACAAACCATCGCATTGACAGCAAAACCGAGCCGATAATGATTCAGCACAGCGGCAATTCTCTTCAAAATCCCTTTGTGCATCAATTCCTGAACCGCGTCCAGACAATCCATTTCCGCCATCTCGGGGCACTGGGCGAACGGATGCGGAACAACCGGAAAGTCGCTCTGCAGAAACATCAAAACCCGCTTTTGCCGCTCGTTCAGTTTCACCGGTTCTGATGGTTGAAAACCGGCGTCCGCTCTTTCATCAGCCGGCGGGGCCGCCAGAAACCGCACCTGAAGTTTAAACATCCGGATTGCCGGCAGAGCATAAAAAACAAGGCCGCAGCGGCTGGACAAGTCGGCCAGAGTTTGCTGAATCTGTTCCTCCGACTCCGCCTGCAGCGTAAACCAGAGATTAAACAAGTGGTCTCTTATGTATTGATGAGAAACCCCCGGCAGCTCCCGGACGAGCGTGTTAACCTGCTCCATTCGGTCGGGCGGTACTGAGGCCGTCACAAGACAGGCCGTTCTGCCCAACAAGCGATAATCGAGCTGCCCTCGAAACCGGCGGATGAGGCCCTGCTTTTTGAGCCTTTCAATTTCCTCCAGAACCTGCTGCACGGAACAGCCCAATCGCCGGGCAATGGAATGATACGGTTCTGCGATGACCTCAATGCCCCCTTCGAGAACGGCCAGCACCTCTTTTTGAAAAGCGGTCAGTGAGTCGCTGCTCATAGCTTCCGTTCCTCGATATTCTGGGCCAGCCGGCAGACCGGGTCCTGCTGGAGATAATCGCCGTAAACCGCCAGTGCCCGGGCTCGACAGCCGCGGCACACCGTCAAATACGCACAGTTCCCGCAGGCCCCCTTGTAGCCGTGCAGATTTCGCAGACGGCCGAACAATTCCGACTCCCTCCATATTGACGCAAAATCTCTTTGGAGCAGATTGCCTGCGGAAACCTCCAGAAACCCGCAGGGCTGCACATCCCCCCGCCAGTTAATAAAGACAAAATCTTCTCCCGCCAGACAGCCGGGCACTCTCTCGGCCTTCGGCAGGTTCTGCTGTCGGCACACACGGGCAAACTGCGGCCCGCAGGTGAGCCGAAGTTCAATCGACAGCCGACCTTTCATCCGGCTCAGATGCTCCAGAAGAGATTCATATTCCTGCGGTTCCAGAAGCAGGTCTCGAATGGACTCGCCCCGCCCGACAGGCACGAGAATAAAGGGATTCCAGCAGAAGGCCCCTAATTCCTCCGCAAGCCGGGCAATCCGGTCCATCTGCTCCAGATTCCGTTTGGTAATTGTGGTGTTAATCTGAAAATCCAGCCCCGCTCTGCGGGCGGTCTGAACGGCCTTCATTGTCGTCTGAAAAGCCCCCGGGCTGTCCCGAAAGGCATCATGCGTCTGCGCATCCGCACCGTCCAGCGAAAAAGAAATCGACAACAGCTCCGCCTTTTTGAGCCGTTCGGCGGCCGCCTCATCCAGATACCAGCCGCAGGTTGCCGCCGCCATCCGCAAGCCCGTCTGCCGGCCCGCCTGAAGAATCTCAAAGAAATCCGCACGGGC
This portion of the Anaerohalosphaeraceae bacterium genome encodes:
- a CDS encoding sialate O-acetylesterase → MKTWKRFEGILIAAVLANFCSADVRLPAILSDNMVLQRNSEVAIWGWADPDESITVTHTWKPEVQVSQTVKAGPDGTWKIILKTGEAGGPYTLTIQGKNKITIQNILLGEVWFCSGQSNMEWPTSRIENAAPEIQAAAKYPQIRLFQVDKAAAPTPQPDCSGQWKVCSPETVSSFSAIGYLFSRILCDELKVPVGMIGTYWGGTPAEAWTSRDAIQSFPEFEPQLKELDQIKRPILTGAQIRQLQQDWNSQIIQKEPGLPGQWYSESYDDSGWKAMPVPGLWNQDGLDKLDGIVWNRYTFTLPADWTQKELVLELGPIDDVDITWLNGVKIGQTDFYNIHRRYGIQPGTARAGKNLLAIRIWDHMGGGGLYGQPDQVRIYPKDEPDKAVSLAGEWKYKLSISYNDLPGYMDLRPLDQNLPTVLYNAMIAPLIPYGVRGALWYQGESNCGRGEQYKRLLPAMVQDWRKKWGRGDFPFYYVQIAPYDYGNPDDPTSALLREAQFHILSLLNNSGMAVTMDIGNPKDIHPTNKLDVAKRLALWALAKTYGRENLVYSGPLYREMKIEGNKIRLFFDHVGSGLTAKGGPLTHFAIAGEDRKFVPAAAVIEGDTVVVSSPDVPKPAAVRYGFTNSAQPNLFNKEGLPASSFRTDSW
- a CDS encoding radical SAM protein encodes the protein MDKPLRKPRIAAFEITRRCPLHCRHCRAAADGHKEDALTTKECISILRSLASFGHCVVILTGGEPMARADFFEILQAGRQTGLRMAAATCGWYLDEAAAERLKKAELLSISFSLDGADAQTHDAFRDSPGAFQTTMKAVQTARRAGLDFQINTTITKRNLEQMDRIARLAEELGAFCWNPFILVPVGRGESIRDLLLEPQEYESLLEHLSRMKGRLSIELRLTCGPQFARVCRQQNLPKAERVPGCLAGEDFVFINWRGDVQPCGFLEVSAGNLLQRDFASIWRESELFGRLRNLHGYKGACGNCAYLTVCRGCRARALAVYGDYLQQDPVCRLAQNIEERKL